ACCGTCTCCGGGGTGAGCCCCGCGACGACCGGCTTCAACGGCTGGATCAGGAAGTTGTACGGCTTGCTCGTGGAGCCGTCCTCCCGCTTCAGGAAGAGGGCGTAGAGCCCCGGCGCCAGATCCGGTATGTCCACCGAGAGGAGCTTCGGGTTGATGACCCGGGTGGGGAGTTGAGAGCTGCCGAGGAAGGCGACCGTGCGGTCGGTGAATCCCGTTCCGCTCATGGTGACGGTCATACCCGGCTCCGCCTGGGCCGGGATTATGCTCAGTACCGCGATCGCAGGAAGCTTTTCGGCGCCCCCCTTTTTGGCGGTCTGGGCGTGTGCTGCCGGGATGGTGAGGGAAAGGAAAAGGGTGACGAGGACGGCACTCAGGCGATGCATGCTGGTTCTCCTCCTGTCTCAAGCCGGCGCGCAGCCGGTAAAAATCATTGCAAAGGAAATCTATCGCAAAGGTGCGGGTTTAATTAGATCATGCACCTCTACCTTGTCAACTCTCCACGGTGAGGCAGAGCCAGATACCGGCCATGAGGAAGATGAAGTTGGTCGCCCACGCCGCCACCACCGGGGGGAGGACCCCCGCCTGTCCGAAGGAGAGGATGACGGAGTTGATGATGGTGTAGAGAAAGCCGATGGCCAGAGAAACTCCTATGCCGACCGCTATCCCGCTGGAGCGGCTGCTGCGCAGGCTGAAGGGGATCCCCAGGAAAGCCATGATCGCCGAGCTGAAGGGAAGGGCGATCCTGCCGTGCATCTGGGCGAGGTACCGCGTCGGGTCGTACCCTCCGGCCTGCAGTTTGTCGCAGTAGCGCCTGAGCTGCTCGATCGTCATGTTGTCCGAGTATTTTCCCAGCACCTTCAGGTCGTCCGGAAGGAGATTCAGGGGGGCGTGCAGCGAGGAGACGGTTTTGGTGCCGCTCGGCTCGCCGGAGCGGATGTCGCGCACGACCGCGTCGCTGAAGACCCAGCCGCTGGAGGTGAGGATGCCGCTTGTGGCATCGACCCGCCGGGTGGGGGTGAGGCTCCTGTCGAGCTCCCACAGCGTGATCCCTTTCAGGGTGCTCGTTTCCGGGTCGAAGAGCGCCGCCCTGAGGATCGTCCCCTGGTCGCGGTACCAGATGTTGTGCTGCCGGAAGAAGGTGCTCGGGTTCTTCTTTTCTATCAGCACCTGCTGGATGTAGCTCCTCTGCGCGAAGCTCTTCGGGAGCACGAGCTCACCGATAAAGAGGGAGAGGATGCTGATGATGAGGGCGAGGAAGAGGATCGGGCTGCTGATCCGGGTAAGGCTCACGCCGCACCCGCGCATGGCGGTGAGCTCGCTGTTCATCGACAGGGTGCCGAGGGTGAGCAAGGTCGCCATGAGGACCGCCAGGGGCGCCGCCTGCCCCACGATCTCCGGGGTTTTCCACAGGAAATAGAGGGCTGTGTGGTACCAGTGGGCGCCGGCGCGCGTGAAGCGGGCTATGCGCTCCATGAAGTCCACGACGAGGTAGATCGCGGTGAATGCGCCGAGGCACAGGGCGAAAAAGCGCAGGTAGATCTGCGCGACATACATATTAAGAATTCTCATCCCCGACCCCTCCTGGAGAAGCGTGCCCGGAACCGGCGTACGAGGGAGCCGAAGAACTGGGTCAGCGGCAGCGGCTCCTCCTCGGCGGTCTTCTTGAAGAGGTAGAGCGCGAGGGCCAGGAAAAGGACGTTGGGGCCCCAGCTCGAGACGAAGGCGGGGACGATCTCGCGCTGCCCCAGCGTCTTGAAGCCGGAAAGCGCGATGTAGTACAGGAGGAGCACCGCGATGCTGAGGGAAAATCCTGCCGCCTTCCCGGAGCGCTTGTTCTGGATCCCGAGCGGCATGGCCAGCAGTGTGAACACGAAGCAGGAGAATGGCAGCGCCAGCCTGTTGTGGAACTCGAGCCGCATGTCGAGGAGCTCCTTTTTGGAGAAGCTCCCCTTCGGGTGCCTCAGCTCGGCGAGGGTCATCTCCGTCTCGTTCCTTTCGTGGGCCTTTTCCTCCTTGTTGAGGGAGACCCGCAGGTTGTACTCGGCAAACTGCACCATCTTGTAATCGCCCTTCCCCTGGGTGCGGTGGATGCTCCCATCCTGCAGGTGGAACTCCATCGATTTCTGCTTCGGGTCGGCAATGAGTGCGCCCCGTTTGGCAAAGACCGTCGCCGGCTCCTTCGAATCCCGCTCGTCGTGGATGATCACGCCGGCCAGCGTCTGGCGCTTCGGGTCGATTTCATCGGCATAGATCACCATGCCGGGGAAGGTGTCGTTGAACACCTTCTCCTTTATCACCACCCCCGCGCTCGACTGCGCAATCTTCACAAAGAGCGTCTTGAAGGCGGAATTCCCCCATGGCACACCGTACATGGTTACTGCCGCACACCCGATCGTGGTGATGAGCGCGAAGATCATCGGGGGGGGGAGGAGTCCGTACAGGCTGATGCCGCAGCTTTTCATGGCGGTGATCTCGCTGTCCCCGGAGAGCCTGCCGAAGGCGAGAAGCACCGCCAGGAGAAGCGCCATGGGAAGCGTGAAGAGCCAGAAGGAGGGGAGAAGGTAGGTAATGAGCCGGAGGACGTCCGTGAAGGGGACCCCTTTTTCCACCACCATCTCGGCGAGCTTCAGGAACCTCCCCATCAGGAGGACGAAGGTGAAGGTGATCATTCCCACCAGGAAAGGAGCGGGGATCTCACTGAAGATGTAGCGCTGCAGGGTCTTTTTCATGAAGTCCTGCATCTTACATCAGTACGATAGGGAAGTAAATAGCCGGGGCCAGAGCTGCCGGCGCGTATGCGAAGGTTCATCTGGCGATCTTGGGAGCTAGGAGTTTTTTCACGAAGTGCTAGACGAGGCCTCGGGTCCCCCCCTTTGCGAAGGGGGGACAGGGGGGATTTGACTTGGCCAGGACCGTCCTGCAAAGTGCCGCAACTCCTGTGGTCTCAGCATTTTGTTTGATCCAGTTTGGTAAAACTGCTGGGCCTATGTCCTTGATCTTTAGAACTGCCGCAGCACTGCGTTTCGACGACCGAGATGTACTCTTAAACGGGCTGCGGTTCTGGAGGATACTTGAAGATCAAATCCCCCCTGCCCCCCCTTCGCAAAGGGGGGAACGTTGGGCCTTCTGCAGTGCTTCGTGGCAGTGTACCGACGCTCCCCCGGAAGTCACGGATGAACCTTCGCAAAGGGGGGAACGTAAGGCCTCGCCTCTCCTTGATAACGCACAGGTCCTTGCTTCCCCGCAACTCCCGGATGAATCTTCCCGAGGGGGAGATGCGCCCTTGCTGTCGCGTCGGTGTCAATGGTTGCCACGTTGCCGGCTTTTTTCTTTACCTCGACAATCTCTTTAAGGTAAAAGGGATGCATGGAAAACAAGGACATTATAAAAAAGGCCCTGCTCTTCTCCGGACTGGCGGACGAATATCTCGCCGAAGTCGCCGAAATCGCGGTACGTCGCCCCTTTGCCAAGGGGGAAACCCTCTTCACCGAAGGGGAGAAGGCGGAAGGATTCTACCTCCTCGCCAAGGGGGCGGTGAAGCTCTGCAAGATCTCCCCCGACGGCCGCGAGAAGGTGCTGCACATGGTCCACGCGGTGGAGACCTTCGCGGAGGCCGCCTTCTTCGGTGACGGCAGCTACCCGGCGGAAGCGAAAGGGGTGGAGCGGGGGGAGGCGCTGTACTTCCCGCGCGACGCCTTCATGGGGCTCCTGGAGCGCAATCCCCGGTTTTCACTGAACCTCATCGCCTCACTCTCCGTTCTGCTGCGCCGCTTCGCCCGGCAGATCGAGGAGCTATCTTTCGCCGATGCACCGGCCCGTCTCGCCTCGTACCTCCTGGAGCTTGCTGAGCGCAAGTCCACGAGCTACCAGGGGCGCACCTATCTGGAACTCGACATGCGCAAAGGGGAGCTTGCCTCCAGACTCGGCACCGTCAGCGAGACCCTTTCGCGCACCTTCCGGAAGCTGAAGGATGAAGGGGTCATCGAGGTCGACGGGAGTCGCGTGGTGATCCTCGATATGGAGAAGCTGCGGCTGGTCTCCGGCAAGTAGGTACACTCTTCCAGCCGCCACCGACCGCGGTGGCGGCATTTCAACCCCTTCCTCCCGTTCACATTTCATTGGCGACAACTCCTCTCACGACTCATTTCCCATCCCACCCCATATACGATCCTTTCCGAAGAGCTGCACCCGCGCCGGTCGCTCCACTGCCGTTTTCCGTTTTTCCCGCCCACAACATTCACTATTTTATTAATTAACAATTATATTAAAATTCTCACTTTTCTGTTGCCATCGAAAACCCTGCTGATATACTTCTGCCGTTTCGGGAGTGCCCCTTCGACCTAATATCGCGCCTGAAATCGCCCCGGCAGCAGCACACCCTCCCCCCGCTCCCTGCGGGTTGCCAGTGTCTCGTCTCCGGTGGTAAATTATTATTTCCACGACATTTTTTCTTTATGCGGGGAGGGGTCCGTGCAGCCGGGGAGACACTTCTTCCCGGGATGCCGGACCTTCCCTTGAGCCCGGCCGGGCTCAGCGCGACCGGAGGTCCCTTGGACTGGGAATGCTGTTGGAGTTACGGGGAGATTTCCCCCGAGCAGTGCCCCTACATCGGTGAAGGTGAGGAGGACTTGTGCCAGTCCCATCGGCGCAGGGTGGTGGAGAAGTGCGTCGATTGTCCCCGTTTCAAGAACGACCTGGCACGGATGAAGGAGATGGGGTTCCCCCTTGCGGACGTCATCCCCTACATCCTCAGCGAATTTCAGGAGCACAAGGCCCAGATGGGGACGGTTCTCGGCTTCCTGAACAGCAAGAACCGCGAGTTCCGATTCCTGCGCGAGGTCGGTCTCGTGCTGCAGACGTCGCTCAACCTGGACGAGGTCCTCTCGGTCGCCATGACCGCCATCACCGCGGGGAAGGGGTTCGGCATGAACCGCGCCTTCCTGCTCATGACGGACAAGGAGAGGCAGAACATAAAGGGGTACCTCGGCGTCGGCCCGAAGGACTACGAGGAGGCCTGGCGTACCTGGGACGATATCGGGCGCAGCAAATTCACCCTGAAGGAGATGGCGAAGAACTTCCAGAAGACGAAGCTCTCCTCCGAGAAGGTGAAGTTCCACGACATCCTGGAGCAGCTCACCGTCCCCCTCTCCGATCAGGGGCACATCTTCAACAGGGCCCTCAAGGGGAAGAAGCCGATTCTCGTGGAGAACGCGCTCAACAACCCGGAGCTCGACCGGGGACTGGCCCGCATCCTCGGGGTGGACACCTTCCTGATCATGCCGCTCATCTCCCGCAACCGGCGCATCGGGATCATCATCGCGGACAACTGCATCACCCACAAGCCGATCACCCTGCAGGACATGCAGTCGCTGGAAACCTTCGCCTTCCCCGTCGCCTTTGCCCTCGAGCGCGCCTCCCTCTACGAGCGGCTCCAGGAGGAGGTGGAGAAGCAGAAGCTGGCGAATCTGAAGCTCCGGGAGCAGCAGACCCTCATCGTGAAGATGGAGAAGATGGCGCTGGTGGGGAAGATCACCTCCAGTATCGCCCACTCCATCAGGAATCCCCTCATGGTGATCGGCGGCTTCGCCCGCACCCTTCTGAAGGGGACAGCCGAAAAGGATGAGCGGCGCGCCCACCTGGAGCTCATCGTGCGCGAGACGAAGCAGCTCGAGGAGGTGCTCGCCGAGGTCTTGAGCTACTCGGAGAGCCTGCACCCGGTGCTCGACCTCTGGGACGTGAACGAGCTGGTGGTGAATTCGCTGGACGAGCTCGCCCCGGCCCTGGAGGAGGCGGGGATGCACGCGGTGCGCCACCTTTCCCCCGAGCTTCCGATGGTGCGCATGGACTACAAGCAGATCGACTACTGCGTGCGGGCCATCGTCTCCACCTCCCTTTCCGCCATGGAGCGGGGGGGGACCCTGAAGGTGGAAACGCTCACCGAGGGGGATGAAGTACTTATCCGCATAAGCGACGACGCGCCCCCCCTCTCGGAGTCCGCACTGGAGGCGCTCACCACGCCCTTTTTCGTAACCCAGCAGATGGGGGAGGGGGTCGGATTGTCCCTTTGCAAGACGATCCTGGAGCGGCACGGCTCCAACTTCTCCGTCGCCACCCGCCCCGAAGGGGGGAACAGCTATACGATCACACTTGCAATCAGAAAGGAGAACCCATGACATGGCAAAACTTCTTGTAGTAGACGACGAGGCTAACATCAGGCTTCTTTACGCGCAGGAACTGACGGACGAGGGGTACGAGGTGGTGACGGCGGCGTCGGCCCTGGAGGCGGTGGAGAAATTCCGCGACGGCTCCTTCGACCTCGTCATCCTGGACATCAAGCTGAAAAACGAGAGCGGCATCGATCTGCTGCAGCGGATCGTGAAGGAGCGCCATGCCCTGCCCGTGATCCTTTGCACCGCCTTTTCCTGTTACAAGGACGATTTCTCCGCCTGGCTCGCCGACGGCTACGTGGTGAAGTCGAGCGACATGCAGGAGCTGAAGGACGAGATCCAGCGGGTGCTTGCGAAGAAGAACCGCGCGGCTTAAGGTACGGCGCGGGAACGTAGAAAAGTGAACCGACCACAACCCGACTACACACACGAAGGAGCCACTGATCTATGAAAGCTGTCATTATGGCGGGGGGCTTCGGCACCCGTATGCAACCGCTGACCTGCAACCTCCCGAAGCCGATGGTTCCCCTGATGAACCGCCCTATCATGCTGCACATAGTAGAACTCCTGAAGAAGTACGAGATCACGGACCTCGTGATGCTTCTGTACCACCAGCCGAGCGTCATCAAGAACTTCTTCAGGGACGGCGCCGACTTCGGTGTGAAGATCACCTACGTCACCCCTCTAGAGGACATGGGGACGGCGGGGGCGGTGAAGTACGCCGAGAAGTACCTGGACGACCGCTTTCTCATCATAAGCGGCGACCTGCTCACCGACTTCAACCTGCAGGAGGTTGTGGACTTCCACACCTCCAACAACGCGCTCGCCACCATCACCCTTACCTCGGTGAAGGACCCGCTCCAGTTCGGCGTCGTCATCACGGACAAGGAGAAGAGGATCACCCAGTTTCTGGAGAAGCCGGGGTGGGGCGAGGTGATTTCGGACACCATCAACACCGGGATCTATGTCCTCGAGCCGGAGATATTCAAATACATCCCGCAGGGGGAGAATTTCGACTTTTCCCAGGACCTCTTCCCCCTCCTTCTGAAGAACCAGGAGGGGCTGTACGGCTTCACGGTGCAGGGGTACTGGCGCGACATCGGCAACACCGACTCCTACCGCGAGGCGCACCACGACATCCTGAAGGGGCTGGTGAACGTGCGCATCGACGAGCCGAAGAAGGATCTGGTGGGGAAGGATCTGCGCATCGGCTCCGACGCCCGGCTGGCGGAGACGACCCTCATGGAGGGGACGGTCGTGGTGGGCGACAACACCCAGGTGCATGCAGGCGCCCAGATCAAGGACAGCGTGATCGGCCGGAACTGCACCATCGAGGGGGGGGTGAAGCTCAATCGCAGCGTGATCTGGGATAACGTCTACGTGAAGAAGGGCGCCAGCGTCAATGACTGCGTGATCTGCAACAACGTGAGCGTTGGGCAGGGGGTCGTCATGGAAGAGGGGGGTGTGGTTGCTGACGATACCTCCATCGGGGAGGAGTCGTACGTGAAGCCGGACGTAAAGATCTGGCCCCGCAAGGTCATCGAGTCCGGCGCCACGGTCACCGGGAATCTCATCTGGGGTGAGCGCTGGAAGAAGTCCCTCTTTGAGGGGGAGATGATCAGGGGGCTCACCAACATCGAGCTCACCCCCGAGTTCGTGGCGAAGCTCGGCTGCGCCTACGGCACCTCGCTGCCGAAAGGAAGCCACGTCCTCGTCGGGCGCGACGCCACCCTCTCCTCCCGCATGCTGAAGAGGAGCTTTCTCGGGGGGATTCTCTCCGCCGGTGTGAACGTGCGCGACGTGAAGATGATCCCGCTGCCGGTCCTGCGCTACAAGCTGCGCACCTTCGGCGAGGTCGGCGGGGTGCACTTCAGGCAGGCGAACAACGATCCGACCTCCACGGAGATCGTCTTTCTCGACGCGGACGGCCTCGATTTCTCCAGCTCCATGGGGAAAAACGTGGAGCGTATCTTCTACAAGGAGAACTTCCGGCGCGCGCACCACATGGAGCCGGGGGGGATCTCCGAGCTCCCGCACGTGGTCGATTTCTATCGCGAGGGTTTCTTCCGGGGGATAGACCTCGACCTCATGAAGCGCCTGAATTCGAAGGTGGTGATCGACTTCAACCACTCCCCGGCGGGGCAGATCCTCCCCCCGATCCTCACGGAGATGGGGTGCGAGGTCATAGGTCTCAATACCTATCTGGACGAGCAGCGCGGCTCGAAGCGCGCGGAGGAGAAGCCGGAGAGCCTCCAGCAGCTCGCGAAGATCGTGGTGACGCTGGAGGCGTGCGCCGGCTTCTGGGTCGACCCGACGGTGGAGGAGGTCGTGCTGGTGGACGAGACCGGGGCGATCTACTCTCCGGCGCAGCTTCTCCCCCTCATGGTGGCCCTCACCCTGCGGCGCGGCTGGAAGGGGGCGTTCGTGGCGCCGGTCTCCGCTCCCTCGATTCTCGAGCAGATCACCGCGGAGCACGGCTGCTCGGTGCGCCGCACGAAGAGCGCCGAGCGTTCCATGATAGAGGCTGCCTTCTCGCCGGAGGTCGTGCTGGCGGGGACGATGGGAGGACGCTTCGCCTTCCCCCGTTTCCAGGCGGCCTTTGACGGGATGTTCACCATCGCGAAAACGCTGGAACTCGCAGCCTCCGCCGGCACCCCCCTCTCCGAGGTCATGGAGGACCTGCCGAAGCGCACCTTCCTGCAGGGGAAGATACCGTGCGTCTGGGAGATGAAGGGGGGAGTCATGCGCAAGATGAGCGAGGACAGCCTCGACAAGGAGGCGAGCTTCATCGACGGCATAAAGATAAGTGTGGGAGAGGACTGGATTCTCGTGCTGCCGGACCAGTACAACCCGGTGATCCATCTGGTGGCGGAGGCAAGGGAGCCGAGGAACGCGCAGAAGCTCATGGATGAGTACCGCCAGAAGGTGGAGCGGTGGAAAAAGGAGCTGCAGGGAGCTACTCCCTGACGTCCCGAGCCCCCCTTGCCGGCGAGGGGGGCTGTTTCATGTCATCTTTCCGCTCTGGTCCGCCCCCACCATCACCCCTCCGGCACGGTGAGGGAGCCTGATCGGGAAAACGCATCCCACGGGGTTATCGATGGCCGACCCGCTCTACGTATCGTTCCTGTGGCACATGCACCAGCCGTATTACAAGGACCCGGTGCGCGGTGAGTACCTCCTCCCCTGGACCTATCTCCACGCGGTGAAGGACTACTACGACATGCCGTGCATCGTGGAGAGCGTCCCCGGTGCGAAGGCGGTCTTCAACCTCGTCCCCTCCCTCTTGCTGCAGATTGCGGAGTACGCCGCGGGGGAGGCGAAGGATCCCTTTTTGATACGCGGCGCCATGCCGCCGGCGGATATGAGCGAGGAGGAGCGCCTCTTCGTGCTGGAGAACTTTTTCTCCGCGAACCGCCAGAGGATGATCGAGCCGTACCCCCGCTACCTGGAGCTCTACTGCCTTGCCGGAGACGGGGCCGGGAGGGGGGCGCGGGAGCGGCTGCGGGCGTTGCGCGATCAGGACCTTCTCGACCTCCAGGTGTGGTTCTTCCTCGCCTGGACCGGTGAGGCCGCGCGGCGGCGCTACCCGGAGATCCGCGAGCTGGTACGGAAGGGGAAGAACTTCAGCGAGGGTGACAAGGAGCTCCTCTTCGACCGGCAGCGCCAGCTTCTTTCCGAGATCATCCCGCTGTACAGGAGGCTTCACGAGGAAGGAAAGATCGAGATCTCCGTGAGCCCCTTCTTTCATCCGATCCTCCCCCTTTTGTGCGACATGCGCAGCGCGCGGGTCGCCATGCCGAAGGTGCGGCTCCCTTCCCGGCGCTTCGAGCATCCGGAGGATGCCCGGCAGCAGGTCTCGTCGGGGATCGCCCTTTTCCGGGAAACCTTCGGCTTCTCCCCCGCCGGGATGTGGCCCTCCGAGGGGTCGGTGAGCGACGCCGCACTGGGGGTGATGCGGGAGTGCGGCATCCGCTGGGGCGCCAGCGACGAGGGTGTGCTGGCGCACTCTCTCCAGGGGGGGCTGGGGAAGGACCGGGAGGCGCTGTACCATCCGTACTCGTATCAGGATGGCGCGCTTTCCCTCTTTTTCCGTGACCACGCGCTCTCCGATCTGATCGGCTTCACCTACTCGCAGTGGGATACGGAGAGGGCGGTGGCGGACTTCGTGTCGCGGGTGCGGGAGGTGCGGCAGCGGCTCCCGGGAAGCACGGTCGCCCCCGTCATACTGGACGGGGAGAACGCCTGGGAGTACTTCCCGGAGAACGGCCGCCCGTTCCTGACCCGTCTCTACCAGTCGGTGGCGGCGACCCCCGGTCTCGAACTTGCCACCTTCTCCGAGGTGCTGGAACGGGTCCCGGCGCGCAGGCACCTGGGGAGCGTGCATCCGGGGTCCTGGATCAACGCGAACTACGGGATCTGGGTCGGGCATCCGGAGGAGAATCTGGCCTGGGACCTGGTGGAGGAGGCAAGGGAAGCGGCGCGGCAGCATGCGCCGGAGGTGGCGGGGGTGCTCGCCGGGGGGAGCTCCGAGAGCGTGCTGGCGCGGGAAGTGTGCCGGGAGCTCTTCGCCGCCGAGGGGAGCGACTGGTTCTGGTGGTACGGGGACGATCACTTTTCCGCCCACAGCGGGATCTTCGACCTCCTCTTTCGGCGTCACCTGATGAGCGTGTACCGGCTCCTTGGTCTGGAAGTGCCGCACGCGCTCTTCGAGCCGATCAAGAAGCACACCCCGGCCGGCCTGGTGCGGGAGCCGGCCGCCCTCATCACGCCGCAGATCACCGGGATCGTCGCCGACTACTTCGAGTGGCTCGCCGCGGGGCTCTTCGATCTCACGAAGCAGTTCTCGGCGATGCACGCCGGCGAGAGCGTGCTGCAGTCGTTCTTTTACGGCTTCGACGAGCACGATCTCTTCTTCCGCATCGACGGCGTGCAGTCGCTGGACCGGACCTTCCGGGAGGGGGACATCCTTTCCCTGTACCTGATCCACGGCCGCGAATTTCGGCTCGACATGGAGGTCGGCGCGCACGAGGGGGAGCTGCTGGTAAAGGGGGAGAACGGATGGAGCGGGTGCGGCTCGCGCTGCCGCTATCGCATCGCGCGTATCGCCGAGGCCGCCGTCAGCGTGCAGGCGCTCGCCCTTTCCCCCGGCGACAAGCTCTTTGGCTATCTTACCTTGACGCGCGAGCGGGAAGAACTGGGGCGCTGGCCCGTCGACACCCCCCTCCCGCTGAAATACGCCGGTCCGGAGCTGGAGACGGAGACCTGGGTGATCTGAGCGGAGCCTTCCCGCGGCCGTCGCGGAAAGGAGCAATATGTTAGCGTCTTCGGTCCCCCCCTCCCCCGACGGGAGGGGGACAGGGGGAGGGTGAAGCTGCCATCTTTGAAGTGGTGGCACCTTCCCCCCCACCCTGTCCCTCCCCCGCAAGGGGGGAGGGGACGTTCCAGCGCGGCTCCCCAAAGGCCGGCGAGGGAGCTGACTTTTCAAGGCGAGGGTGTATGTCCGAATTGAGATGGGATCCCGTGAAGCTGCACTGGGTGATAATCGCCACCGACCGCGGGCGCCGGCCGAGAGACTTCCAGATGGAGCCGGAGGAGTCTTCCCTCACCACCTGCCCCTTCTGCTATGGGAACGAGGACAAGACTCCGCACGAGATCTACGCGCTGCGCTCAGACGGTGGGGCGAACTCCCCGAACTGGCGGGTGAGAGTAATTCCCAACAAGTACCCCGCGCTGTGCATCGAGGGGGAGGCGAAGACGCGGGGGTACGGGCCGTACGACAGGATGAACGGGGTCGGCGCGCACGAGGTCATCATCGAGACGCCGGACCACGAGAGGGGGCTTGCGGATCTTACCGTGGCTGAACTCACGGACGTGCTGGCGACTTACCGCGCCCGTTTCCTGGACCTGCGGAATGACCCCCGCCTGCGCTACATGGTGCTCTACAAGAACCACGGCATCCGCGCCGGCGCCGGGCTTTCCCACTCCTACAGCCAGCTCATCGCGGTGCCGCTGACCCCGCCGGTCGCCGCCACGGAGATGAAGGTCTGCCGCGACTTCTACGCCACGAAGGAGCGGTGCATCTACTGTGACCTGATCGACTTCGAGATATCGGAAGGGGCTCGCGTGGTAAAGGAGTTCGCGAGCTACGTCACGGTCACCCCCTTCGCCTCCTGTTTCCCCTTCGAGCTGCGCCTTTTCCCGAAGAAGCACCGGCACGACTTCGCGGCTCTGGGGGACCCTGACCTCGTGGAGCTGGCCCAGGCACTGAAGGATATGCTCTGCCGCCTGAAGTGCGTGCTGCGGGACCCGCCGTACAACTTCATCCTGCACACGGCCCCCCCGATGCAGCACAGGCAGGGGAAGCCGCAGTACTGGGGCTCGCTGGAGTACGACTACCACTGGCACATCGAGCTCGTGCCGCGCCTGATCCAGATTGCCGGATTCGAGTGGGGAACCGGTTTCTACATAAACCCCACCTCCCCGGAGGACGCCGCCGCTTTCCTGCGCGAGGCGGAGGTGTAGCGGCGGAGCTGAGCCGCGGCAGTCTATATGTTGACCTGTCAACGCCACCTGTGATATGGCATGAAGATTGGCCTGTTCTCCGGCCTTACCACTTGAACCTGAAACATAACCTGTTTTCCTAGAGGCTTTGCATGAAGATCCTGTTTGTAGCTTCCGAGGTCACTCCCTTTGCCAAGACCGGCGGGTTGGCCGACGTGGCCGGCGCCCTCCCGAAGACGCTCAAGGCACAAGGGCACGACGTGCGCATCATGATGCCTTTCTACGCCATGGTGGAGAAGGGGGGTATGGTGGTCCGCAAGGGGCGAAAGAGCGCCTCGGTCATGGTCGGGAGCACCGAGAAGAAGGGGTTCCTGCGTCAGGCCTCTCTCGGGGAGATCCCCGTTT
The DNA window shown above is from Geomonas sp. RF6 and carries:
- a CDS encoding glycoside hydrolase family 57 protein produces the protein MADPLYVSFLWHMHQPYYKDPVRGEYLLPWTYLHAVKDYYDMPCIVESVPGAKAVFNLVPSLLLQIAEYAAGEAKDPFLIRGAMPPADMSEEERLFVLENFFSANRQRMIEPYPRYLELYCLAGDGAGRGARERLRALRDQDLLDLQVWFFLAWTGEAARRRYPEIRELVRKGKNFSEGDKELLFDRQRQLLSEIIPLYRRLHEEGKIEISVSPFFHPILPLLCDMRSARVAMPKVRLPSRRFEHPEDARQQVSSGIALFRETFGFSPAGMWPSEGSVSDAALGVMRECGIRWGASDEGVLAHSLQGGLGKDREALYHPYSYQDGALSLFFRDHALSDLIGFTYSQWDTERAVADFVSRVREVRQRLPGSTVAPVILDGENAWEYFPENGRPFLTRLYQSVAATPGLELATFSEVLERVPARRHLGSVHPGSWINANYGIWVGHPEENLAWDLVEEAREAARQHAPEVAGVLAGGSSESVLAREVCRELFAAEGSDWFWWYGDDHFSAHSGIFDLLFRRHLMSVYRLLGLEVPHALFEPIKKHTPAGLVREPAALITPQITGIVADYFEWLAAGLFDLTKQFSAMHAGESVLQSFFYGFDEHDLFFRIDGVQSLDRTFREGDILSLYLIHGREFRLDMEVGAHEGELLVKGENGWSGCGSRCRYRIARIAEAAVSVQALALSPGDKLFGYLTLTREREELGRWPVDTPLPLKYAGPELETETWVI
- a CDS encoding galactose-1-phosphate uridylyltransferase; this encodes MSELRWDPVKLHWVIIATDRGRRPRDFQMEPEESSLTTCPFCYGNEDKTPHEIYALRSDGGANSPNWRVRVIPNKYPALCIEGEAKTRGYGPYDRMNGVGAHEVIIETPDHERGLADLTVAELTDVLATYRARFLDLRNDPRLRYMVLYKNHGIRAGAGLSHSYSQLIAVPLTPPVAATEMKVCRDFYATKERCIYCDLIDFEISEGARVVKEFASYVTVTPFASCFPFELRLFPKKHRHDFAALGDPDLVELAQALKDMLCRLKCVLRDPPYNFILHTAPPMQHRQGKPQYWGSLEYDYHWHIELVPRLIQIAGFEWGTGFYINPTSPEDAAAFLREAEV